In Marinitoga hydrogenitolerans DSM 16785, the following are encoded in one genomic region:
- the moaC gene encoding cyclic pyranopterin monophosphate synthase MoaC: protein MEFTHIDENGNVKMVDVSKKEISLRIARAHGKIKMKRATLMAIINGGIKKGNVLTTAKIAGIMGAKKTSDLIPMCHNIFISNIDIEFKINEDNIEIFSFAKTASQTGIEMEALTAVNIAALTIYDMCKAVDREMEISEIYLLEKSGGKSGHFIRGDD from the coding sequence ATGGAATTTACACATATTGATGAAAATGGAAATGTAAAAATGGTTGATGTCTCTAAAAAAGAGATATCTCTTAGAATTGCAAGAGCACATGGGAAAATTAAAATGAAAAGAGCTACATTAATGGCTATTATTAATGGCGGAATAAAAAAAGGAAATGTTTTAACAACTGCAAAAATTGCTGGAATAATGGGTGCAAAAAAAACTTCAGATTTAATACCTATGTGTCACAATATTTTCATTTCAAATATAGATATTGAATTTAAAATAAATGAAGATAATATTGAAATATTTTCTTTTGCCAAAACTGCTTCACAAACAGGGATTGAAATGGAAGCATTAACTGCTGTTAATATTGCTGCACTAACTATTTATGATATGTGTAAAGCTGTTGACAGAGAAATGGAAATATCAGAAATATATTTACTTGAAAAATCTGGTGGAAAAAGCGGACATTTTATAAGAGGTGATGATTAA
- a CDS encoding MogA/MoaB family molybdenum cofactor biosynthesis protein: MKYFILTLSDKGSKGEREDLSGKVIKEIMTSINSKLVGYEILPDEEELITKKLKELIKKEGIDLILTTGGTGLTPRDVTPEATLKVIEKRIYGMEIAMIVEALKHTPHGMLSRAIVGIANETLIINLPGSPKAVKENLNVLLPAIPHAIDKIKNLGGDCAR, encoded by the coding sequence ATGAAATACTTTATTTTAACGTTAAGTGACAAAGGTTCAAAAGGTGAGAGGGAGGATTTGAGCGGAAAGGTTATTAAAGAAATTATGACTTCTATAAATAGCAAATTAGTAGGATATGAAATTCTTCCAGATGAAGAAGAATTAATCACTAAAAAATTGAAAGAATTAATAAAAAAAGAAGGCATTGATTTAATTCTAACTACAGGAGGAACTGGCTTGACTCCAAGAGATGTCACTCCAGAAGCAACTTTAAAAGTTATTGAAAAAAGAATATATGGTATGGAAATTGCAATGATAGTAGAAGCTCTAAAACATACTCCACATGGTATGTTGTCGAGAGCTATAGTCGGTATTGCTAACGAAACACTTATAATTAATCTCCCTGGTAGCCCAAAAGCTGTGAAAGAAAATTTAAACGTGTTATTACCTGCTATTCCTCATGCTATCGATAAAATTAAAAATTTAGGAGGAGATTGTGCAAGGTAA
- a CDS encoding HesA/MoeB/ThiF family protein, giving the protein MINILRYNRHVKLYKNFEKIRESKVLVAGAGGLGCNVLMHLSRLGVGELYIYDDGIVDMPDLNRQILYDIEDLGKTKVFVAKEKLNKINPYIKIHIFNEKITNKTTLPDVNVAIDCFDNFESRKILDKKIHEKKIPLIHGGVERFFGQVTDIIPGKTKTLREILGNIKDSKEIKLVVPYSVSIIASIQVSETMKLIFEDYENMLINKMLIVDLYFNSFEVIELK; this is encoded by the coding sequence TATATTAAGATATAATAGGCATGTAAAATTATATAAAAATTTTGAAAAAATTAGAGAATCAAAAGTATTGGTAGCTGGAGCAGGAGGATTAGGATGTAATGTTTTAATGCATCTTTCCAGATTAGGTGTTGGTGAATTGTATATTTATGATGATGGAATAGTTGATATGCCTGATTTAAACAGACAAATATTATATGATATAGAAGATTTGGGAAAAACTAAAGTGTTTGTTGCAAAGGAAAAATTAAATAAAATAAATCCATATATAAAAATTCATATTTTTAATGAAAAGATTACTAATAAAACAACTTTACCAGATGTTAATGTAGCAATAGATTGTTTTGATAATTTCGAAAGTAGAAAAATTTTAGACAAAAAAATACATGAAAAAAAAATTCCTCTGATACATGGTGGTGTAGAAAGATTTTTTGGCCAGGTAACTGATATAATTCCTGGAAAAACAAAAACATTAAGAGAAATATTAGGAAATATAAAAGATAGTAAGGAAATAAAATTAGTGGTTCCATATTCTGTATCTATAATAGCATCTATTCAGGTAAGCGAAACAATGAAGTTGATATTTGAAGATTATGAGAATATGTTGATAAATAAAATGTTAATTGTGGATCTATACTTTAATTCTTTTGAGGTTATAGAGTTAAAGTAA